A region from the Capra hircus breed San Clemente chromosome X unlocalized genomic scaffold, ASM170441v1, whole genome shotgun sequence genome encodes:
- the TMSB15B gene encoding thymosin beta-15B, protein MSDKPDLSEVEKFDKSKLKKTNTKEKNTLPSKETIQQEKECAQTS, encoded by the exons ATGAGTGATAAGCCAGACTTGTCTGAAGTGGAGAAGTTTGATAAGTCCAAACTGAAGAAAACtaatactaaagaaaaaaacactcttCCCTCAAAGGAAA CTATCCAGCAGGAGAAAGAGTGTGCTCAAACTTCATAA